In a single window of the Oscillatoria sp. FACHB-1407 genome:
- a CDS encoding Crp/Fnr family transcriptional regulator has translation MDLFTLDHLPAKLQDAIATRELVSGQTLFRQGDSALALFLVKTGRLKITRLTSERRFVTLEIIRPDESFGESALFSEFYSYTAIAETNSQILVYPKDILLDALKENSNLAEDFMTLLVRKNTSLMMQLELRDIRAAHKRVLQYLHYLVRSDNAKSDNNVVNFDRPLKEVAIDLGLTPATLSRALARLEREGSITRKQNRITLKKSFVA, from the coding sequence ATGGATCTGTTCACGCTTGATCATCTCCCAGCCAAGTTACAGGATGCGATCGCCACACGAGAACTTGTTTCTGGACAAACCCTATTTCGTCAAGGTGATTCTGCATTAGCTCTCTTTTTAGTCAAAACGGGTCGCCTCAAAATTACTCGTTTGACCTCCGAACGTCGCTTCGTCACACTGGAAATCATCAGACCTGATGAGAGTTTTGGTGAGAGTGCTCTTTTTTCAGAGTTTTACTCATACACAGCGATCGCTGAAACCAATTCACAGATACTGGTTTACCCCAAAGACATTTTGCTGGATGCACTCAAAGAAAATTCCAATCTTGCAGAAGATTTCATGACGCTATTAGTCAGAAAAAACACATCTTTAATGATGCAACTCGAACTACGAGATATTCGAGCAGCCCATAAACGAGTACTTCAATATCTGCACTATTTAGTGCGATCGGATAACGCTAAATCAGATAATAATGTTGTTAATTTCGATCGCCCCTTAAAAGAAGTAGCAATCGATTTAGGGCTTACACCCGCGACTCTATCCCGTGCTTTAGCCCGGCTTGAACGAGAAGGCAGCATCACTCGTAAACAAAATCGCATTACATTAAAAAAATCATTTGTTGCTTGA
- a CDS encoding secondary thiamine-phosphate synthase enzyme YjbQ yields MPHFQQLLRIQTNGKSLHKITSKVATIVAESGIQIGMCNLFLRHTSASLIIQENADPDVLEDLANFMAKLVPDGYDYIHNAEGPDDMPAHIRSVLTHTSEQIPINNGRLVLGTWQGIYVWEHRDRSHLRELVVHVWGEKER; encoded by the coding sequence ATGCCCCACTTCCAACAGTTACTCCGCATTCAAACCAACGGCAAATCGCTACACAAAATCACCTCCAAAGTGGCAACCATTGTTGCCGAATCTGGCATTCAGATCGGAATGTGTAATCTATTTCTCCGCCACACCTCCGCCAGTTTGATTATTCAAGAAAATGCCGACCCCGATGTTCTAGAGGATCTCGCCAATTTCATGGCAAAACTGGTGCCCGACGGCTACGACTATATTCATAACGCTGAGGGACCCGACGATATGCCCGCCCACATCCGCAGCGTCTTGACCCATACCTCGGAGCAAATTCCCATCAACAACGGCAGGCTAGTGCTGGGCACCTGGCAGGGCATCTACGTGTGGGAACATCGCGATCGCAGTCACCTGCGGGAGTTGGTTGTGCATGTGTGGGGCGAGAAAGAACGATAA
- a CDS encoding MSMEG_0565 family glycosyltransferase: MRIALLTYSTKLRGSVVHTLELAEALHDLGHDVTVYALDKDGKGFDRPLSCHQRLIPAAPAPADLDRLIQQRIHEFVVALEQDLRSDALDVYHAQDCIGANALAILRQRQLIPHFARTVHHIEDYSSLYLQQCQDRSIREADLCLCVSQEWQQELHRQYQIEAPRVYNGVNLNRFSPEVNGVESEVKQRFGLQGLPLYLTIGGIEPRKNSIALLQAFAQVLPHQPQAQLVIAGGSTLFDYHTYRDEFFANVQALGIPDAALVVTGVIPDRLLPVLYRTADAFVFPSVKEGWGLVVLEAIASGLPVVTSNQPPFTEFLSPEQALLVDPLSPQAIAQAMLAVTRPEVTRSLVQQSQSVLSTYTWVASAQVHLRHYAQLLKDKGKDEG; the protein is encoded by the coding sequence GTGCGGATCGCTTTACTGACCTACTCCACAAAGCTGCGTGGTAGTGTCGTTCACACTCTGGAATTAGCAGAGGCATTGCACGATTTGGGGCATGATGTAACGGTCTATGCTCTGGACAAAGACGGCAAAGGCTTCGATCGCCCCCTTTCCTGTCATCAACGTCTGATTCCTGCTGCCCCTGCCCCTGCTGATCTAGATAGACTGATTCAGCAACGCATTCACGAATTTGTAGTAGCTCTGGAGCAAGACCTCAGAAGCGATGCTCTGGATGTGTACCATGCTCAAGATTGCATTGGGGCAAATGCGCTGGCGATTTTGCGTCAACGGCAACTGATTCCCCACTTTGCCCGGACGGTTCACCATATTGAAGATTACAGCAGTCTTTATCTCCAGCAGTGCCAGGATCGCTCCATTCGAGAAGCTGATCTGTGCCTGTGTGTCAGCCAGGAGTGGCAGCAGGAATTGCACCGCCAATATCAGATCGAGGCTCCTCGCGTGTATAACGGAGTGAATCTGAACCGCTTTTCGCCAGAGGTTAATGGTGTTGAATCTGAGGTTAAGCAGCGGTTTGGTTTACAGGGGTTGCCGCTCTACCTCACTATCGGTGGCATCGAACCCCGGAAAAACTCGATCGCCCTGCTTCAGGCGTTTGCCCAGGTGTTGCCCCATCAACCCCAGGCACAACTGGTAATCGCTGGAGGCTCAACCTTATTTGACTATCACACCTACCGGGACGAATTCTTTGCCAATGTTCAGGCACTTGGCATCCCAGATGCTGCCCTGGTGGTTACGGGAGTTATTCCCGATCGCCTGTTACCTGTCCTGTACCGAACTGCCGATGCCTTCGTCTTTCCCTCCGTCAAAGAAGGTTGGGGTCTGGTGGTCTTAGAGGCGATCGCTTCTGGTCTTCCCGTTGTCACGTCCAATCAACCCCCCTTCACTGAATTTCTCTCACCAGAGCAAGCCTTGCTCGTCGATCCTCTCTCTCCTCAAGCGATCGCCCAGGCCATGTTGGCTGTAACCCGTCCCGAAGTGACGCGATCGCTGGTGCAGCAAAGCCAATCGGTTCTATCCACCTATACCTGGGTAGCGTCGGCACAAGTGCATCTGCGCCATTATGCCCAGTTGTTGAAGGATAAAGGAAAGGATGAAGGATGA
- a CDS encoding glycosyl transferase, which produces MPQPILYVAITNHGFGHATRTAAVVAELQRQFPELLLILVTTAPRWLLESYIQGDFIHRPRAFDIGVVQRDSLTMDKSATLEKLRQIKSQERSLIASEVNFIRQNRVGLVLADIPPLAAAIAQAAGVPCWMMSNFGWDFIYRAWGGEFVEIADWIAACFNKCDRLFRLPFHEPMSAFPTITDVGLTGGTPRHTAAEIQAQFSLTTPLDKTVLLTFGGLGIEQIPYHNLAQFPDWQFITFDRNAPQLPNLLQITDQSYRPVDFMPLCSRIVSKPGYGTFSEACRLDVPIVSVTRDDFAEAPVLLAGMQDYSSHRILESKEFFQGDWQFLQEPMHPPRKTEPIAKDGNEAIAHAIVDFFAAS; this is translated from the coding sequence ATGCCTCAACCAATTTTGTATGTTGCTATCACCAATCACGGCTTTGGTCATGCAACACGAACAGCGGCTGTTGTGGCTGAGCTACAACGACAATTCCCTGAGTTATTGCTGATCCTGGTGACGACGGCTCCCCGTTGGTTGCTGGAGTCCTACATTCAAGGGGATTTCATTCATCGTCCCCGTGCTTTTGACATTGGGGTGGTGCAACGCGACAGCCTGACGATGGACAAGTCTGCCACACTCGAAAAATTACGGCAGATCAAATCACAGGAGCGATCGCTGATTGCCAGTGAGGTCAACTTCATTCGGCAAAATCGGGTGGGGTTGGTGTTGGCTGATATCCCCCCGTTAGCCGCGGCGATCGCTCAAGCCGCAGGAGTCCCCTGTTGGATGATGAGTAACTTTGGCTGGGATTTTATCTATCGGGCTTGGGGGGGTGAGTTCGTTGAGATCGCCGACTGGATTGCGGCATGCTTTAACAAGTGCGATCGCCTGTTTCGACTGCCTTTTCACGAGCCGATGAGTGCATTTCCCACCATCACAGATGTAGGACTTACGGGAGGAACCCCTCGCCACACCGCAGCAGAGATTCAGGCGCAGTTTTCGCTCACAACCCCATTGGACAAAACTGTGCTGCTCACCTTTGGTGGCTTGGGAATTGAGCAGATTCCATATCACAATCTGGCACAGTTTCCTGATTGGCAGTTCATCACCTTCGACCGCAACGCTCCTCAACTGCCCAATCTTTTACAAATCACTGATCAGAGCTACCGCCCGGTCGATTTTATGCCGTTGTGCAGTCGCATCGTTTCTAAGCCGGGCTACGGTACTTTCTCCGAAGCCTGTCGCCTGGATGTGCCGATCGTGTCCGTTACTCGCGATGATTTTGCCGAAGCTCCCGTCTTGCTAGCTGGAATGCAAGACTACTCCAGTCACCGCATTTTAGAATCTAAAGAGTTTTTTCAAGGGGATTGGCAGTTTTTGCAGGAGCCAATGCACCCCCCTCGTAAGACAGAACCGATCGCTAAAGACGGCAATGAGGCGATCGCCCACGCTATCGTAGACTTCTTTGCTGCTAGTTAA
- a CDS encoding two-component system sensor histidine kinase NtrB, whose translation MATSNNSVSNQYPLNQQQVSQVLEPEVQMLATEVIRCTHDLWIAQSQLLQANSQLEQRIQQSTAELQHTNEQLQAEIRERQQIEEALRQSEIRFRLLVENAGDAFLLIDPANGRILDANRQACENLGYSYEELLTLGTPDFDVKFTADELFTFRQNLIFGTPTRLESQHRRKDGTVFPVEATVCIFESGGRSLELALVRDITERKQAEQAMARLAEIGELAAMIVHEVRNPLTTVLMGLTALQGVELPQKAQLQLGLAVEDAERLQRLLNEILLYAKQPSLNYCELELNAFLTEVLEGLRHLPTLTEHLIQFTPELTPVRIVGDRDKLKQVFINLIKNACEAVEVGATITCRLQADETQVLISVHNGGTPIPASQLAKLGTPFFTTKSSGNGLGLAVVRRIVEAHSGTLQIQSQSDLGTTVTVQLPQK comes from the coding sequence ATGGCTACAAGCAACAACTCTGTTTCTAATCAATACCCGCTGAATCAGCAACAGGTAAGTCAGGTATTAGAACCAGAGGTGCAGATGTTAGCAACAGAGGTCATCCGCTGCACTCATGATCTCTGGATTGCTCAGTCGCAATTGCTGCAAGCCAACAGCCAATTAGAGCAACGCATTCAACAGAGCACAGCCGAACTGCAACACACCAACGAACAACTACAAGCTGAAATTCGAGAGCGACAACAGATTGAGGAAGCACTCCGACAAAGCGAAATTCGCTTTAGATTGCTGGTTGAAAATGCGGGCGATGCTTTTTTACTCATTGATCCGGCAAACGGTCGTATTTTGGATGCCAATCGACAGGCATGTGAGAATCTGGGTTACTCCTATGAGGAACTACTAACCCTTGGCACGCCAGATTTTGATGTCAAGTTTACGGCGGATGAGTTGTTTACCTTTCGGCAAAACCTGATTTTTGGGACTCCAACCCGGCTAGAGAGTCAGCATCGCCGCAAGGATGGCACGGTGTTTCCAGTAGAAGCAACCGTGTGTATCTTTGAGTCGGGGGGGCGATCGCTCGAACTGGCTTTAGTACGCGACATCACAGAACGCAAGCAAGCCGAACAGGCGATGGCGCGTCTGGCTGAAATTGGTGAACTGGCAGCTATGATCGTGCACGAGGTTCGTAATCCCTTAACTACGGTGCTAATGGGGCTAACAGCCCTACAGGGCGTTGAGTTACCCCAAAAAGCGCAACTTCAACTGGGACTTGCCGTAGAAGATGCTGAACGCTTGCAACGCTTGTTGAATGAAATTTTGCTCTACGCCAAACAACCCAGTTTGAATTATTGCGAACTGGAGTTGAATGCTTTTTTGACAGAGGTTTTAGAAGGGTTGCGCCATCTTCCGACGCTCACAGAACATTTGATTCAATTCACTCCAGAGTTAACCCCTGTAAGGATAGTGGGCGATCGCGACAAACTAAAACAAGTCTTTATCAACCTGATCAAAAATGCTTGCGAAGCCGTTGAGGTAGGAGCAACCATTACCTGTCGCCTTCAAGCAGATGAAACTCAGGTTTTGATCAGTGTCCACAACGGTGGAACCCCAATTCCAGCCAGTCAGTTAGCAAAATTGGGGACTCCTTTTTTCACCACAAAATCCTCTGGAAACGGACTGGGCTTGGCAGTCGTCCGGCGCATTGTCGAAGCTCACAGCGGCACGTTACAGATTCAATCCCAGTCCGACCTGGGAACCACGGTCACAGTCCAGCTACCTCAAAAGTAA
- a CDS encoding PRC-barrel domain-containing protein — protein sequence MTSERFLQRSDLLGTQVITRDRGKRLGVVSQVWVDVDRREVVAIGMRESMLSGVLSGIQQTMLLDSIREIGDVILVDDDTVIEDDFNVDIYSGLIGSEVITETGELLGKVRGFKFDADDGALESITIASFGLPQIPDQLISTYELSIDEVVSSGPDRLIVFEGAEQKMRQLTVGVLERVGIGKPPWERDDEEEYIMPTSVSNQLGTGLKTSANQSTRNATTATRETWDDDNWNDAQPRRQIEREPLRQRQPEPTYYDDEDNNWNDAPEEEYEYEELRQEQAYEPKYAVQYDEVLEDAWGDDDNPKPYRGPQVNIPERKKVVEYEEETDY from the coding sequence ATGACATCTGAACGATTTTTACAACGCTCTGACCTTTTAGGAACTCAAGTTATCACTCGCGATCGCGGCAAACGCCTTGGCGTGGTCAGTCAAGTCTGGGTCGATGTAGACCGACGAGAAGTGGTTGCCATCGGGATGCGAGAGAGTATGCTGTCTGGAGTCCTATCGGGGATTCAGCAAACCATGCTGCTCGACAGTATTCGCGAGATCGGGGATGTCATCTTGGTGGATGACGATACGGTGATTGAAGATGACTTCAACGTAGATATTTACAGCGGCTTAATCGGTAGCGAGGTCATTACCGAGACGGGTGAGCTACTTGGCAAAGTTCGGGGCTTCAAGTTTGATGCTGATGATGGTGCCCTTGAATCCATCACGATCGCCTCCTTTGGTCTGCCACAGATTCCCGATCAATTGATCAGCACCTATGAACTCTCAATCGACGAAGTGGTCAGTAGCGGACCCGATCGCCTGATTGTGTTTGAAGGGGCAGAGCAAAAAATGCGCCAACTGACCGTCGGCGTCTTGGAACGAGTGGGCATTGGTAAGCCTCCCTGGGAGCGAGACGACGAAGAAGAATACATCATGCCAACCTCGGTTTCTAACCAGTTGGGCACGGGGTTGAAAACATCGGCAAACCAATCGACTCGGAATGCAACGACCGCTACCCGCGAAACCTGGGATGACGACAACTGGAACGATGCTCAACCGCGTCGCCAGATTGAGCGGGAGCCACTGCGTCAGCGTCAGCCTGAGCCGACCTACTATGACGATGAAGATAACAACTGGAACGACGCACCCGAAGAAGAATACGAATACGAGGAACTCCGTCAAGAGCAGGCGTATGAACCCAAATACGCTGTGCAGTATGATGAAGTGCTCGAAGACGCCTGGGGAGACGATGACAATCCAAAACCCTATCGCGGTCCTCAAGTAAATATTCCAGAACGCAAGAAAGTGGTGGAATACGAAGAAGAAACCGATTACTAA
- a CDS encoding PAS domain-containing protein, which yields MGTLSQQLTQVSLKGLNMGSRKTSLRFWLVVPFIVQMAATVGLVGYLSFKNGRESVSEISSQLRQELSQRIQQQLRSYVEAPFLINGMNAIALAEGKLDLTRLEDARSFWQQAKNFPATNLVYCGRQSDGAFMGVGHNNSTSNLSLQIQYSNPATNYYFNYAYVNAAEDIVVTDRTLERQYNPRQRPWYIAAQTKGSATWSEIYLDFDDMVPVITASEPVYDWDGNLVGVCATDFLLSVELDTFLSQLSIGKSGETFIIERSGLLVSSSTADEEALLTGEGESAQRLPATQSQNWLVAETANHLLQRFGDLHQIQSAQQFSFDHNGNQLVQVVPFQDDYGLDWLIVVVVPESDFMAPIESNTHVTVWLSLIALGIATQVGVLTARRITKPLLQLNVGAKKIANGDWEQSINLTRNDEVGDLARSFNHMVSQLRKTFAEKHELNQALTYKQAQLSQILEALPIGVIMLKRNGDSQDSYLNQAGQRLLELKANPNELLDQLKNYPVYQAGTQQPYPPDQLPLLRALQGETVLVDDLEIHQQNGQVVLLESRAIPVMNAEGEVIYAISTFQDITKRKRAEAALREQEAQFRRIAESVPGMLYRYIVHADGRSQFAYVSPRCREIFEVDPEAVLQDEQALWSLLHTDDVAVLRQSLDLGIHTLQQRPIELRLTTVSGQCKYIQVQSCVDRLPNGDLVWDGIIVDATERKWVANLLEEYNLALEREVHDRTQALEQEITERKQIEAALRESEAQNQAIVAALPDLMFCLDETGTYLNYFRTNYHFIDLVSERENPVGKNISQTLPADVAERHMHHIRQALTTGDLQTYEQAIHLKDTWQYEEVRVMPTVDGQLLFLIRDISDRKQMEAQLQAQQEFLKNIVDVCPYPIFVKDTEGRFLLLNQACTLIYGKPIAEMLGKRDVDFNTDPQQIEEFTRSNQVVMQTLETQVFPDTAIVDVHGTTHWYQTIIKPLLDTQGQVQGIIGSAVDISDRKHAEAALQQAKDSAEAANRAKSSFLAGMSHELRTPLNAILGFAQIMQRDAGINAEQKRNLEIINRSGEHLLGLINGILDLSKIEAGHLELVESSFNLRSLIQTVDAMLQIRATLKGIELKVEVAPDIPQIIIADPGKLRQILINLIGNAIKFTDQGRVTLRVRRLNHTATPATQPCSDSPIPLIYCPLRFEIQDTGVGIAPTDIDRIFEAFEQTSSGKKLTEGTGLGLTLSRKFAELMGGTISVSSILDGGSTFTLDVVVQLGETLEEQPITPDRLVIGLQNNQNTYRILVADDQPENRELLVKLLEPIGFLVETAANGEEAIALWQEWHPDLILMDIRMPFLNGMEATHQIRLQEEAAATSTPTQIIALSASVFQTDRDRALTLGCNSFLRKPFRTNELLDKLAQHLDLNYVYAEAEPQVAPAQVFDFASALASVPDSWREQLYQITCTGDDAAILNLLQQFSDNHSELAAELRNLTYRFEFDRILSILEGNYN from the coding sequence TTGGGAACTCTATCACAGCAACTCACGCAGGTTTCGCTCAAAGGATTGAATATGGGTTCCCGCAAGACATCGCTGCGGTTCTGGTTAGTTGTGCCCTTTATCGTACAAATGGCAGCAACAGTCGGGTTAGTCGGTTATCTCTCATTCAAGAATGGGCGTGAGAGCGTCAGCGAAATTTCATCTCAACTGCGACAAGAGCTTAGTCAGCGGATTCAGCAACAGCTCAGGAGCTATGTTGAGGCTCCATTTCTCATCAACGGCATGAATGCGATCGCCTTAGCAGAAGGCAAGCTCGACCTGACTCGTCTGGAGGATGCTCGCTCCTTTTGGCAACAGGCAAAAAACTTCCCGGCAACTAATCTGGTCTATTGCGGTAGACAATCCGATGGGGCTTTTATGGGAGTGGGGCACAACAATTCAACCTCCAATTTGTCTCTCCAAATTCAATACAGCAATCCTGCCACCAACTATTACTTCAACTACGCCTATGTCAATGCAGCTGAAGACATTGTTGTAACCGATCGCACGCTAGAACGGCAATATAATCCTCGCCAGCGTCCCTGGTATATTGCAGCCCAAACAAAAGGATCAGCGACCTGGAGTGAGATCTACCTTGATTTTGATGATATGGTGCCAGTCATTACGGCCAGTGAACCTGTCTATGATTGGGACGGGAATCTGGTAGGAGTCTGTGCTACTGATTTTCTGTTGTCGGTGGAGTTAGATACATTTCTCAGTCAACTCAGCATTGGTAAATCTGGAGAAACTTTCATCATTGAGCGATCGGGCTTGTTAGTGTCTAGCTCTACTGCTGATGAAGAAGCTCTCTTAACAGGCGAAGGAGAATCTGCCCAACGACTACCTGCAACTCAAAGTCAAAACTGGCTAGTCGCAGAAACCGCAAATCACCTACTGCAACGGTTTGGAGATCTGCATCAAATTCAATCTGCTCAACAATTTAGCTTTGATCACAACGGCAACCAACTGGTACAAGTCGTTCCCTTCCAGGATGATTACGGGCTGGACTGGCTAATTGTGGTCGTTGTGCCAGAGTCTGACTTTATGGCACCGATCGAGAGCAACACTCACGTCACAGTGTGGTTGAGTTTAATCGCATTGGGCATTGCAACCCAGGTCGGTGTTCTCACCGCCCGCCGCATTACAAAACCACTCCTCCAACTCAATGTAGGTGCCAAAAAAATCGCTAATGGCGACTGGGAACAATCAATTAACTTGACCCGCAATGATGAAGTAGGGGATTTGGCGCGATCGTTTAACCACATGGTCAGCCAACTTAGAAAAACATTCGCAGAAAAACATGAACTCAATCAGGCATTGACCTACAAGCAAGCTCAGTTGAGCCAAATTCTTGAGGCTTTGCCCATTGGGGTGATCATGTTAAAACGTAACGGCGACAGTCAAGATAGCTATCTCAATCAGGCAGGACAACGCCTTTTAGAGCTAAAAGCCAACCCCAATGAGTTACTAGATCAACTGAAGAATTACCCAGTTTATCAGGCAGGTACTCAACAGCCCTATCCCCCAGACCAACTTCCTCTCCTGCGAGCACTGCAAGGAGAAACGGTGCTCGTTGATGATCTGGAGATTCACCAACAGAACGGACAGGTAGTGTTGCTAGAGAGCCGCGCCATTCCCGTTATGAATGCTGAGGGAGAGGTCATCTATGCTATTTCAACATTTCAGGACATTACCAAGCGTAAGCGAGCCGAAGCTGCTCTGAGAGAGCAAGAAGCCCAGTTTCGTCGAATTGCCGAAAGTGTACCGGGAATGCTCTATCGCTACATTGTTCATGCCGATGGGCGATCGCAATTTGCCTACGTTAGCCCCCGATGTCGAGAGATTTTTGAAGTTGATCCAGAGGCTGTTCTACAAGATGAACAAGCCTTGTGGTCACTGTTACACACTGATGATGTGGCTGTTTTGCGGCAGTCGCTCGATCTGGGCATCCACACGCTGCAACAACGTCCAATTGAGTTGCGGTTGACCACCGTTTCAGGGCAATGTAAATACATCCAAGTGCAATCCTGCGTTGACCGACTGCCCAACGGAGATTTGGTTTGGGATGGCATCATCGTCGATGCGACCGAACGCAAATGGGTTGCTAATTTATTAGAGGAATATAACCTCGCTCTGGAGCGAGAAGTCCACGATCGCACCCAGGCATTGGAACAAGAAATTACAGAACGCAAACAGATTGAAGCTGCACTGCGAGAAAGTGAAGCCCAAAACCAGGCAATTGTTGCAGCCCTACCCGATTTGATGTTTTGTCTGGATGAGACTGGCACCTATCTCAACTATTTCAGAACAAACTACCACTTCATCGATTTAGTGTCAGAGCGGGAGAACCCAGTCGGTAAAAATATTTCTCAAACCCTGCCTGCGGATGTTGCTGAACGACATATGCATCACATTCGTCAAGCCCTCACCACAGGAGATCTGCAAACCTATGAGCAAGCAATCCATCTGAAGGACACCTGGCAGTATGAGGAGGTGCGGGTGATGCCCACTGTCGATGGTCAGTTGCTATTCCTGATTCGAGACATTAGCGATCGCAAGCAGATGGAAGCTCAACTGCAAGCCCAACAGGAATTCCTCAAAAATATCGTCGATGTCTGCCCCTATCCCATCTTTGTTAAAGACACTGAGGGTCGCTTCCTACTACTTAATCAAGCTTGCACGCTGATTTATGGTAAACCCATTGCAGAGATGCTGGGTAAGCGAGATGTTGACTTCAACACAGATCCTCAACAAATCGAGGAATTTACCAGAAGCAATCAAGTAGTGATGCAAACCCTTGAGACACAAGTATTTCCAGACACAGCTATTGTTGATGTGCACGGCACAACCCACTGGTATCAAACCATCATCAAACCCCTGCTGGATACCCAGGGACAGGTGCAGGGCATTATCGGCTCTGCGGTGGACATTAGCGATCGCAAACACGCAGAAGCTGCCCTTCAGCAAGCTAAAGACTCCGCAGAAGCAGCTAATCGTGCCAAAAGCTCTTTTCTGGCAGGTATGAGTCATGAACTCCGTACACCACTCAATGCGATTTTGGGGTTTGCCCAAATCATGCAACGAGACGCTGGCATCAATGCAGAACAAAAACGCAATCTCGAAATTATCAATCGCAGTGGTGAACACTTGCTGGGATTAATTAACGGCATTCTCGATCTCTCCAAAATTGAAGCAGGACATCTGGAACTCGTTGAAAGTAGCTTTAATCTGAGGAGCTTAATTCAGACAGTAGATGCCATGCTACAAATCCGGGCGACCTTAAAAGGCATTGAGCTCAAGGTCGAAGTTGCCCCCGACATTCCCCAAATCATCATTGCTGACCCCGGTAAACTACGGCAAATTCTGATTAACTTAATCGGCAATGCGATTAAATTTACCGATCAGGGGCGGGTGACATTGCGCGTTAGACGGCTGAACCACACAGCCACACCAGCCACCCAACCCTGTTCTGATTCCCCTATTCCGTTGATTTACTGTCCCCTGCGGTTTGAAATCCAGGACACCGGGGTTGGCATCGCTCCCACCGACATCGATCGCATTTTTGAAGCCTTTGAACAAACCAGTTCTGGCAAAAAATTAACAGAAGGGACAGGCTTAGGGCTGACCCTCAGCCGCAAATTTGCTGAGCTAATGGGCGGTACTATTTCCGTCAGCAGCATCCTTGATGGCGGTAGTACCTTCACCTTAGATGTCGTTGTTCAGTTAGGTGAAACCTTAGAGGAACAACCCATAACCCCCGATCGCTTAGTGATTGGCTTGCAAAACAATCAGAACACTTACCGTATTCTTGTGGCAGACGATCAGCCTGAAAACCGGGAATTACTGGTCAAACTTCTAGAACCGATTGGTTTTCTGGTAGAAACGGCAGCCAATGGTGAAGAAGCGATCGCCCTATGGCAGGAATGGCACCCCGATTTGATCTTAATGGACATTCGGATGCCGTTTCTCAATGGCATGGAAGCCACACACCAGATTCGACTTCAGGAGGAAGCCGCAGCTACTTCGACCCCAACTCAAATTATTGCCCTCTCTGCCAGCGTCTTTCAAACCGATCGCGATCGCGCCCTCACACTGGGATGCAATAGTTTTTTGAGAAAGCCCTTCCGCACCAATGAACTGTTAGACAAGCTCGCTCAACACCTCGATCTCAACTACGTCTACGCTGAGGCTGAACCTCAAGTGGCTCCGGCTCAGGTCTTCGATTTCGCCTCCGCTTTAGCATCTGTGCCCGATTCCTGGCGAGAGCAACTTTATCAAATCACCTGTACCGGAGATGACGCCGCCATTCTAAATCTGTTGCAGCAGTTTTCAGACAATCACAGCGAACTAGCCGCAGAATTGCGTAACTTAACTTACCGATTTGAGTTTGACCGCATCTTGTCGATCCTGGAGGGGAACTATAACTAA
- a CDS encoding response regulator, which produces MIQSLENTNILIVDDQPNNLQVLSSLLSHEGYRVRKATSGMFALKAVQAEVPDLILLDIQMPQMNGYEVCASLKSSPDTCDIPIIFLSALDDVNDKVRAFTMGGADYVTKPFQGLEVLARVKHHITIQQQRKKLKHLEEELLQAKAMYDQLAAKMFNAPA; this is translated from the coding sequence ATGATCCAGTCTTTGGAAAATACGAATATCCTCATTGTTGATGACCAACCGAACAACCTCCAGGTTCTTAGTTCACTCTTGAGTCATGAAGGTTATCGAGTTCGCAAAGCGACCAGTGGCATGTTTGCCCTCAAAGCAGTTCAGGCTGAAGTGCCTGATTTAATCCTGCTAGACATTCAAATGCCACAAATGAATGGGTATGAAGTCTGTGCCAGTCTAAAATCCAGTCCCGACACATGTGATATCCCTATCATCTTTCTGAGTGCCCTGGATGATGTCAACGATAAGGTTAGAGCATTTACCATGGGCGGAGCAGATTATGTCACAAAACCCTTTCAGGGGTTGGAGGTGCTGGCGCGTGTCAAACACCACATCACCATTCAGCAGCAACGCAAGAAGTTAAAACACCTGGAGGAAGAGCTGCTCCAGGCAAAAGCGATGTACGACCAACTCGCCGCAAAAATGTTTAATGCTCCAGCTTAG